In a genomic window of Thermosynechococcus sp. CL-1:
- a CDS encoding BolA family protein, with the protein MVTPEQLTTLIQSSLPDAFVQVQDLTGGGDHYEAVVVSAAFEGKRLVQQHQLVYSSLKDLMASNELHALALKTYTPQQWAQRQ; encoded by the coding sequence ATGGTTACCCCTGAACAACTGACCACCTTAATTCAATCCAGCTTGCCCGATGCCTTTGTGCAAGTGCAAGATTTGACCGGGGGTGGCGATCATTACGAAGCTGTAGTGGTCTCTGCCGCCTTTGAGGGTAAGCGACTGGTGCAGCAGCACCAATTGGTCTATAGCAGCCTTAAGGATCTCATGGCCAGCAATGAACTCCACGCCCTTGCCCTCAAGACCTATACCCCCCAGCAATGGGCACAACGCCAGTGA
- a CDS encoding Hsp20/alpha crystallin family protein, with protein MALVRWEPFREIDALQRQMNRLFDELIPLTERRNDLSFLPAAELEETPDALLLKIELPGMEAKDLDIQVTADAVSVSGERKSESQSESNGIKRTEFRYGKFQRVIPLPVRIQNTDVKAEYKDGILHLTLPKAEEEKNRVVKVNLG; from the coding sequence ATGGCACTCGTTCGTTGGGAACCGTTCCGCGAAATCGATGCGCTACAACGCCAAATGAACCGTCTATTTGATGAATTGATTCCCTTGACCGAACGCCGCAACGATCTTAGCTTCCTGCCGGCAGCCGAACTCGAAGAAACCCCTGATGCTTTGCTTCTAAAAATTGAACTGCCCGGCATGGAGGCCAAAGACCTCGACATTCAAGTGACGGCGGATGCGGTCTCTGTCAGTGGCGAACGCAAATCTGAAAGCCAAAGCGAAAGCAATGGTATCAAACGCACCGAATTCCGCTACGGTAAATTCCAACGGGTCATTCCTCTGCCAGTGCGGATTCAAAACACCGATGTCAAGGCCGAATACAAAGATGGCATCTTGCACCTGACCCTGCCGAAAGCGGAAGAAGAGAAAAACCGCGTCGTCAAAGTGAACCTTGGCTAA
- the grxD gene encoding Grx4 family monothiol glutaredoxin, whose product MTPELHAKIDHLVKSNKIIVFMKGSKLMPQCGFSNNAVQILNALGVPYETVDVLEDFEIRQGIKEYSNWPTIPQVFINGEFIGGSDILIELYQSGELQQLVEVAFAS is encoded by the coding sequence ATGACACCCGAACTCCACGCCAAAATTGATCACCTCGTCAAAAGCAACAAAATCATTGTCTTTATGAAGGGCAGCAAGCTCATGCCCCAATGCGGGTTTTCCAACAATGCGGTGCAAATCCTGAATGCCCTCGGTGTTCCCTATGAAACGGTGGATGTCCTTGAGGATTTTGAGATTCGCCAAGGGATTAAGGAGTATTCCAACTGGCCAACGATTCCCCAAGTGTTTATCAATGGTGAGTTTATTGGTGGCTCGGACATTCTCATTGAGCTATACCAAAGTGGTGAGTTGCAACAACTGGTTGAGGTGGCCTTCGCTTCATAG